One genomic window of Armatimonadia bacterium includes the following:
- the amrB gene encoding AmmeMemoRadiSam system protein B, with amino-acid sequence MKVLPILLAFCALLLVCFAVLQNYRGRESQPPVRLAATDETLPLSGDQVRPPAVAGTFYPEDPQELTSLVDRVLQAAGKPSIQGRLVALMVPHAGYVYSAPVAAYSYAQLKGLSFDTVVVVGPCHREPVSGAVVPASTRWRTPLGEVPIDQELAAALIAAEPRISRGDGPHAEEHCLEVQVPFLQRSLTNFRLLPVLVSDFSLTNCAAIAQALARIAQGKKILLIASSDMTHYPAYDDASRTDHKTLDLISSWRLRSLPDWEEQATNSGVAELHCTLCGLGPVMIIMDAARRLGANTAQVLKYANSGDAPTGDKSRCVGYGAVAFTAVEGKPSPEAPMLPTSSQPGAPGSKIKTSEGELTPQQQTELLALAREAVSAFVTTREVVKPTRHDGLFNEPRAVFVTLERGGRLRGCIGSLSPQEPLVDAVVSRAIAAATEDPRFPPVQKSELSQLSFHVSVLSPVKPIKDPSEIVLGKHGVIVSQGRNRGVFLPEVAPQQGWDRDTMLTYLCVEKAGLPPDAWKRGAKLEVFTTQQFGDE; translated from the coding sequence ATGAAGGTACTGCCGATCCTCCTGGCTTTCTGCGCCCTGCTCCTCGTCTGCTTTGCGGTCCTGCAGAATTACCGGGGCCGTGAGTCCCAGCCTCCTGTGCGACTGGCAGCAACAGACGAGACCCTGCCCCTCAGCGGCGATCAGGTCCGTCCGCCGGCCGTCGCCGGAACCTTCTACCCGGAAGATCCACAGGAGCTCACTTCCCTGGTCGACCGCGTTCTTCAGGCGGCCGGCAAGCCTTCGATCCAGGGACGTCTCGTCGCGCTGATGGTCCCCCATGCAGGTTACGTCTACTCAGCGCCGGTCGCCGCTTACTCCTATGCCCAGCTCAAGGGCCTCAGCTTCGACACCGTGGTGGTCGTTGGTCCCTGCCACCGTGAGCCCGTGAGTGGTGCTGTGGTTCCAGCCTCCACCAGGTGGCGCACTCCCCTCGGCGAAGTCCCGATCGACCAGGAACTCGCAGCCGCTTTGATAGCCGCCGAGCCACGCATCTCCCGCGGCGACGGTCCCCATGCGGAAGAGCACTGCCTGGAAGTGCAGGTTCCCTTCCTCCAGCGCTCTCTCACCAACTTCCGCCTTCTGCCGGTACTCGTATCCGACTTCTCGCTCACCAACTGCGCAGCGATCGCCCAGGCCCTCGCCAGGATCGCGCAGGGCAAGAAGATACTCCTCATCGCCAGCAGCGACATGACCCACTATCCTGCCTACGACGATGCCTCGCGAACCGATCACAAGACCCTCGACCTCATCAGCTCCTGGCGTCTCCGCAGCCTGCCCGACTGGGAGGAGCAGGCGACGAACTCCGGCGTGGCCGAGTTGCACTGCACCCTCTGCGGTCTCGGCCCGGTCATGATCATCATGGATGCCGCCCGACGTCTTGGCGCGAACACCGCACAAGTCCTCAAGTACGCGAACTCCGGCGACGCACCAACCGGCGACAAGTCCCGCTGCGTAGGCTATGGTGCCGTCGCCTTCACAGCCGTCGAGGGCAAACCCTCACCGGAGGCTCCGATGCTGCCCACCTCCTCACAGCCAGGCGCGCCAGGCTCCAAGATCAAGACCTCTGAGGGCGAGCTCACTCCTCAGCAGCAGACCGAGCTTCTCGCCTTGGCCCGCGAGGCCGTCAGTGCCTTCGTCACCACCCGGGAGGTTGTGAAGCCGACCAGGCACGATGGCCTCTTCAACGAGCCCCGGGCCGTCTTCGTCACCCTTGAGCGTGGCGGCAGACTTCGCGGCTGCATCGGTTCGCTCAGTCCGCAGGAACCCCTCGTAGATGCCGTGGTCAGTCGCGCCATCGCTGCGGCGACCGAAGACCCACGCTTCCCGCCTGTCCAGAAGTCCGAACTCTCGCAACTGAGCTTCCACGTCAGCGTCCTCTCGCCGGTTAAGCCCATCAAGGACCCCTCGGAGATCGTCCTTGGCAAGCACGGCGTCATCGTCAGTCAGGGCCGGAACCGCGGCGTCTTCCTCCCAGAGGTCGCCCCGCAGCAGGGCTGGGATCGCGACACCATGCTGACCTACCTGTGTGTCGAGAAGGCCGGGCTGCCGCCGGATGCCTGGAAGAGGGGCGCAAAGCTGGAGGTCTTCACCACCCAGCAGTTCGGCGACGAGTAG
- the amrS gene encoding AmmeMemoRadiSam system radical SAM enzyme, whose protein sequence is MSETLSRREALKRTILACAGAGLAGACFPLCAEAASPLRMKEAQFYEKLSGNRVQCKLCPRGCTVADRGRGNCGVRENRGGTYYTLIYGSAAAVNVDPIEKKPLFHFLPGSRAFSLGTAGCNLHCRDCQNWEISQSRPEDVDSDNLQPDKVIAMAKSYSCKVLAYTYNEPVIFYEYMSDNAEAGRKAGLRSVMISNGYINRDPMRKLLPKLDAVKIDWKGVTEDFYRKYCSATLQPVLNTLNRVKALGKWLEIVYLVVPTVNDSEADLRGMARWTKTYLGTEVPVHFSRFMPNYQLRNLPPTPIGTLERCHDIARSEGLSFVYLGNVPGHRYESTYCPKCGKTVVKRWGFEVQENNLRDGKCGACGRAIPGVWS, encoded by the coding sequence ATGTCTGAGACACTCTCACGCCGAGAGGCGCTCAAACGGACGATCTTGGCCTGCGCCGGTGCGGGTCTTGCAGGAGCGTGCTTTCCCCTCTGTGCAGAGGCCGCCTCACCTTTGCGCATGAAGGAAGCCCAGTTCTACGAGAAGCTGTCCGGCAACCGGGTTCAGTGCAAGCTCTGCCCCAGGGGATGCACGGTTGCCGACCGCGGTCGGGGGAACTGCGGCGTGCGGGAGAACCGCGGCGGCACCTACTACACCCTCATCTACGGCTCGGCGGCAGCCGTGAACGTCGACCCCATCGAGAAGAAGCCGCTCTTCCATTTCCTGCCCGGTAGTCGCGCCTTCTCACTCGGAACCGCGGGCTGCAACCTTCACTGCCGCGACTGCCAGAACTGGGAGATCTCCCAGTCCCGGCCGGAGGACGTCGATAGCGACAACCTTCAGCCCGACAAGGTCATCGCGATGGCCAAGTCGTATAGCTGCAAGGTCCTCGCCTACACCTACAACGAGCCGGTCATCTTCTATGAGTACATGTCCGACAACGCCGAGGCCGGACGCAAGGCCGGCCTGCGGTCTGTGATGATCTCCAACGGCTACATCAACCGCGACCCCATGCGCAAGCTTCTCCCCAAGCTCGACGCCGTGAAGATCGACTGGAAGGGCGTTACCGAGGACTTCTACCGCAAGTACTGCAGCGCCACCTTGCAGCCCGTCCTCAACACCCTCAACCGCGTCAAGGCCCTCGGCAAGTGGCTGGAGATCGTCTACCTGGTGGTCCCCACCGTCAACGACAGCGAGGCCGACCTCCGTGGTATGGCCCGCTGGACCAAGACCTACCTTGGCACCGAAGTGCCGGTCCACTTCTCCCGCTTCATGCCCAACTACCAGCTCCGGAACCTGCCGCCGACACCCATCGGCACCCTCGAGCGCTGCCACGACATCGCCCGGTCCGAGGGTCTCAGCTTCGTGTACCTGGGCAACGTCCCCGGGCATCGCTACGAAAGCACCTATTGCCCCAAGTGCGGCAAGACGGTCGTCAAGCGCTGGGGCTTTGAGGTGCAGGAGAACAACCTCAGGGACGGGAAGTGTGGCGCCTGTGGAAGGGCAATCCCCGGCGTCTGGAGCTAG
- a CDS encoding aldolase/citrate lyase family protein, with product MSQEQTLRERLLAGPTRYGLSMVSMSPAAVEVAGLCGLDFVWLELEHAATDMMAMEHLCRAAELRGLLTLLRVQEVSRTAVLRALEVGGKIIVVPQVHTPEDAASVVEWGKFAPIGNRGFNTGSRGLAYGFSGSTTTEILDRANRDTCLLVQIESAQAVQNAEAIIATEGLDGILLGPGDLSASMGIAGQWENEKLLSDIEGVFALARKYQKVIATVCPSNVMTRRLKAAGAHLLNVGGDLGMMKTALLPRLDEIRAL from the coding sequence TTGAGCCAGGAACAGACACTGCGCGAGCGCCTTCTGGCCGGTCCCACACGCTACGGACTGTCGATGGTCTCGATGTCACCGGCCGCTGTTGAGGTCGCCGGCCTGTGCGGCCTCGACTTCGTATGGTTGGAGCTCGAACACGCCGCCACCGACATGATGGCGATGGAGCACCTCTGCCGGGCCGCTGAGCTACGCGGTCTACTGACCTTGCTCCGGGTCCAGGAGGTCAGCCGCACGGCGGTACTGCGAGCCCTGGAGGTCGGCGGGAAAATCATCGTCGTTCCCCAGGTCCACACCCCGGAGGACGCCGCGTCCGTAGTCGAGTGGGGCAAGTTCGCTCCGATCGGCAACCGTGGCTTCAACACCGGCAGCCGGGGCCTCGCCTACGGATTCTCCGGCAGCACGACCACCGAAATCCTCGACCGCGCGAACCGCGACACCTGCCTTCTCGTGCAAATCGAGTCTGCCCAGGCGGTTCAGAACGCCGAGGCCATCATCGCCACCGAGGGCCTCGACGGTATCCTGCTGGGCCCCGGTGACCTCTCCGCGAGCATGGGCATCGCCGGGCAGTGGGAGAACGAGAAGCTCCTCAGCGACATCGAGGGCGTCTTCGCCCTGGCGCGCAAGTACCAGAAGGTCATCGCCACCGTCTGCCCGAGCAATGTGATGACCCGCCGCCTCAAGGCCGCCGGAGCTCACCTGCTCAACGTCGGCGGCGACCTGGGGATGATGAAGACGGCGCTCCTGCCCCGGCTCGACGAGATCCGCGCACTCTAG